One stretch of Akkermansia sp. RCC_12PD DNA includes these proteins:
- the ileS gene encoding isoleucine--tRNA ligase: protein MSAPEKNYKDTILLPKTGFPMRGDLTKNEPVRLKKWEDTGLYERILSRRIEQGAPRFLLHDGPPFANGDVHMGTALNKILKDLVLKSKTMAGYAAPYIPGWDCHGLPIEFKVVQKARDLDAAEIRRRCVEFAKGFIDIQRTSFRRLGVFGDWEHPYLTMDPAYEANILRVFAKLVEDGAVYQSRKPVQWSYGAYTALAEAEIDYKEKVSPSVFVRFPLLDNPLGLKASMVIWTTTPWTLPANVGIALHPRFTYVAGKFMKDGQTETLIIVKELLDAFAQKTGWALAETIREFQGAELENCEARHPFLSRTSKIILADFVTTDTGTGAVHIAPGHGADDYNAGRQYGLPVLSPVDDDGKYTEEVGVPALVGKHVFDANKDVIAMLEKDNNLFGVEEYRHQYPHCWRSKTPIIFRAVEQFFISMDKLRPQALEQIDKVQWLPAWGRNRIYGTVEARPDWCISRQRTWGVPLPVFFDEDGKAILDAALVRKIADMVESHGSNIWFELSDEALCERLGLPKNWKKGKDTLDVWIDSGSSHMAVMDSRPGLDAPADLYLEATDQHRGWFQSSLMLSVAWRGTAPYKAVMTHGFVVDKDTGKKTSKSDAKSGKPIDAAYYYDKYGADIVRLWAASVDWQNEVPFGEDLFKQVTEPYRRLRNTLRILLGNINGFDFAAQAVSPEHMPILDRWILERLNAVIRETLKAYEAYDFRKAFSVINQFCTSDLSALYVDTTKDRLYCDSVTSVRRRATLTAMTIIFKALCRLLAPILAFTADEAWEYAGYEGSVHEQDFPVPMPEYDTQEASSVVSRLLEIKSVIQVAIEEQVKAKTFSKNNEADIRLTVPANESEDVVALLEDRAFCTEFFIIAGLSVQTGPELAATALRTEHAMCPRCRRYEPEEEGTDVCERCSEVLS from the coding sequence ATGAGTGCGCCCGAAAAAAATTATAAAGACACCATCCTGTTGCCGAAGACCGGCTTCCCGATGAGGGGAGACTTGACGAAAAACGAACCCGTACGCCTGAAAAAGTGGGAAGACACCGGGCTGTACGAACGAATTTTGTCCCGCAGGATAGAACAGGGCGCACCCCGTTTCCTCCTTCACGACGGCCCCCCCTTCGCCAATGGCGACGTGCACATGGGCACGGCCCTGAATAAAATTCTGAAGGATCTGGTCCTCAAGTCCAAAACCATGGCCGGCTATGCCGCCCCGTACATTCCCGGCTGGGATTGCCACGGCCTCCCCATCGAATTCAAGGTGGTGCAGAAGGCCCGCGACCTGGACGCCGCGGAAATCCGCCGCCGCTGCGTAGAATTTGCCAAGGGCTTCATCGACATTCAACGGACTTCCTTTCGCCGCCTGGGCGTTTTCGGCGACTGGGAGCACCCCTACCTGACGATGGACCCGGCCTATGAAGCCAACATCCTGCGTGTCTTCGCCAAACTGGTGGAAGACGGAGCCGTGTACCAGAGTCGCAAACCCGTGCAGTGGTCCTACGGCGCTTATACGGCCTTGGCGGAAGCGGAAATCGACTACAAGGAAAAGGTCAGTCCTTCCGTTTTCGTCCGCTTCCCGCTGCTGGACAATCCCCTGGGGCTGAAGGCTTCCATGGTCATCTGGACCACCACTCCGTGGACACTGCCCGCCAACGTAGGCATCGCCCTTCATCCGCGCTTCACGTATGTGGCCGGAAAATTCATGAAGGACGGCCAGACGGAAACCCTCATCATCGTGAAAGAGCTTCTGGATGCGTTCGCGCAGAAAACGGGCTGGGCCCTCGCGGAAACCATTCGTGAATTCCAGGGGGCGGAACTGGAAAACTGCGAAGCCCGGCATCCCTTCCTCTCCCGCACATCCAAAATCATTTTGGCGGATTTTGTCACGACGGACACCGGCACCGGCGCGGTCCACATCGCTCCCGGCCACGGTGCGGACGACTACAACGCGGGGCGCCAGTACGGGCTGCCCGTTCTTTCCCCTGTGGACGACGACGGCAAATACACGGAAGAAGTGGGTGTTCCCGCCCTGGTGGGGAAACACGTGTTTGACGCCAACAAGGACGTCATCGCCATGCTGGAAAAGGACAACAATCTCTTCGGCGTGGAGGAATACCGCCACCAATATCCGCACTGCTGGCGTTCTAAAACACCCATCATCTTCCGCGCGGTGGAACAATTCTTCATTTCCATGGACAAGCTGCGCCCGCAAGCTCTGGAACAGATTGACAAGGTGCAATGGCTGCCCGCCTGGGGCCGCAACCGCATTTACGGTACCGTGGAAGCCCGTCCGGACTGGTGCATCTCCCGCCAGCGCACGTGGGGCGTCCCGCTTCCCGTCTTTTTTGACGAAGACGGCAAAGCCATTCTGGACGCCGCGCTGGTGCGCAAAATCGCGGACATGGTGGAATCCCACGGCTCCAACATCTGGTTTGAACTTTCCGACGAAGCCCTGTGCGAACGCCTGGGCCTTCCCAAAAACTGGAAAAAGGGCAAGGACACACTGGACGTCTGGATTGATTCCGGCAGCTCCCACATGGCCGTCATGGATTCCCGCCCCGGCCTGGACGCCCCTGCGGACCTGTACCTGGAAGCCACGGACCAGCACCGCGGCTGGTTCCAGAGTTCCCTGATGCTTTCCGTCGCCTGGCGCGGCACGGCTCCGTACAAGGCTGTGATGACCCACGGATTCGTGGTGGACAAGGACACCGGGAAAAAGACTTCCAAGTCTGACGCCAAGAGTGGCAAGCCCATCGACGCCGCCTATTACTACGACAAGTACGGCGCGGACATCGTGCGCCTGTGGGCCGCCTCCGTAGACTGGCAAAATGAGGTCCCCTTCGGGGAAGACCTCTTCAAGCAGGTCACGGAACCTTACCGCCGCCTGCGCAACACCCTGCGCATCCTGCTGGGCAACATCAACGGGTTCGACTTTGCCGCTCAGGCCGTCTCTCCGGAACACATGCCCATCCTGGACCGCTGGATTCTGGAACGCCTCAACGCCGTTATCCGTGAAACGCTCAAGGCTTATGAGGCCTATGACTTCCGCAAGGCGTTCAGCGTCATTAACCAATTCTGCACGAGCGACCTGTCCGCGCTGTATGTGGACACCACGAAGGACCGCCTTTACTGCGACTCCGTCACTTCCGTGCGCCGCCGCGCCACGCTGACGGCCATGACCATCATCTTCAAGGCCCTGTGCCGCCTGCTGGCCCCCATCCTGGCCTTTACGGCGGACGAAGCCTGGGAATACGCCGGTTATGAAGGCAGCGTGCATGAACAGGACTTCCCCGTCCCCATGCCGGAATATGATACGCAGGAAGCCTCCTCCGTCGTCTCCCGCCTGCTGGAAATCAAATCCGTCATCCAGGTGGCGATCGAAGAGCAGGTAAAGGCCAAAACCTTCTCCAAAAATAATGAAGCGGACATCCGGCTCACCGTCCCCGCCAATGAAAGCGAGGACGTGGTGGCCCTGCTGGAAGACCGCGCCTTCTGCACGGAATTCTTCATCATTGCGGGCTTGAGTGTCCAGACCGGTCCGGAACTGGCCGCTACTGCCCTCAGGACGGAACACGCCATGTGCCCAAGATGCCGCCGGTATGAACCTGAAGAAGAGGGTACAGATGTCTGCGAACGCTGCTCGGAAGTACTTTCCTGA
- a CDS encoding alpha/beta hydrolase, translating to MNIPSLFCAVSLIFVPASSGADSFSATLKKLPAESGKSSFVSNGIPLELKAADMQEKYIDPTRVTDVGKAQMQFYFPAGWRSRDKRPALCIFPGGGYALMAIDKEGAHIARWAAEHGMVGVVVKYRVSQENNAIGKFPGPLLDARQALRLTRKHAGKLGVDPGKIGVMGFSAGGHLAAMAATLWNKTLPEEADNPLRSVSARPDFAMLIYPVITMAPKDTHPGTRNKIIGSKPDPSLEELCSSERQVTPNTPPVFLVHAQDDGVASANSKFMEKACRDKAVPVTLRLYSKGGHGYGMEKRGNPTDRWPEDAEKWLSERKILPADASSRGTDNTAEVDSSGKREE from the coding sequence ATGAACATTCCATCCCTTTTTTGCGCCGTCTCGCTGATTTTTGTTCCCGCCTCGTCCGGTGCGGATTCCTTTTCCGCCACTCTCAAAAAATTGCCCGCGGAATCCGGGAAGTCCTCCTTTGTCTCCAACGGGATTCCTCTGGAACTCAAGGCGGCGGACATGCAGGAAAAATACATTGATCCCACCAGGGTCACGGACGTGGGGAAAGCGCAAATGCAGTTTTATTTTCCCGCCGGGTGGCGCTCCCGGGACAAACGCCCGGCCCTGTGCATCTTTCCGGGCGGAGGCTACGCCCTCATGGCCATTGACAAGGAAGGCGCGCACATCGCCCGATGGGCGGCGGAGCATGGCATGGTGGGTGTGGTCGTCAAGTACCGCGTTTCCCAGGAAAACAATGCCATAGGCAAATTTCCCGGCCCCCTGCTGGATGCCCGGCAGGCCCTGCGCCTGACGCGCAAGCATGCCGGGAAACTCGGCGTCGATCCCGGAAAAATCGGCGTCATGGGCTTTTCCGCAGGAGGCCATCTGGCCGCCATGGCCGCTACACTGTGGAACAAGACACTTCCGGAAGAAGCGGACAATCCCCTCAGATCCGTCTCCGCCCGTCCGGATTTTGCCATGCTGATTTATCCCGTTATCACGATGGCCCCAAAAGATACTCATCCGGGCACGCGCAACAAAATCATCGGCTCCAAGCCCGACCCGTCTTTGGAAGAATTGTGCTCCTCCGAACGGCAGGTTACGCCAAACACGCCGCCCGTCTTCCTCGTTCACGCCCAGGATGACGGCGTAGCCTCCGCCAACAGCAAATTCATGGAAAAGGCCTGCCGGGACAAAGCAGTTCCCGTGACATTGCGCCTTTATTCCAAGGGAGGGCACGGCTACGGCATGGAGAAGCGCGGCAATCCAACCGACCGGTGGCCGGAGGACGCCGAAAAATGGCTTTCCGAACGGAAAATCCTGCCAGCCGACGCCTCGAGCCGCGGAACGGATAATACCGCGGAGGTGGATTCTTCCGGAAAGCGGGAGGAATGA
- a CDS encoding M28 family peptidase: protein MNRPLLLSLCLLPVLAVMALLLSLPCCTRLFQPCGSGNIPNTEQTEERLRTHVFQLADTIGERNAYKAGTMERSAQYIEQALAGMGYAVTRQAVRIPRSGEYGAVRDRTVYNIIATKKGSSPNAKTLIIGAHYDTKVGMDNWHDHGPARPSRTGTPGANDNASGVAALLEVARILAVSDTLHDVCLAAYANEEPPFYQTPAMGSVVHAKSIAARPGKDKVIGMIALETLGCYSPRVNKKRKSAVVAGLAGLPDRCDYVAFLSTNTGKNFARSCADEFAALSRFPVRSASFPYYTNGVSWSDDWGYMKEGIPSFAVTDTAFLRCDDYHETSDTAEKLDYPQFAEVVQGLAGLIISIASKP, encoded by the coding sequence ATGAACCGGCCCCTTCTTCTCTCTCTGTGCCTTCTTCCAGTCCTGGCCGTCATGGCCCTCCTCCTGTCCCTCCCCTGTTGCACCCGGCTGTTCCAGCCCTGCGGCTCCGGCAATATTCCGAACACGGAACAAACGGAAGAGCGTTTGAGAACGCATGTGTTCCAACTGGCAGATACTATCGGGGAACGCAACGCCTACAAGGCAGGAACCATGGAACGTTCCGCCCAATACATTGAACAGGCCCTGGCCGGAATGGGTTATGCCGTCACGCGCCAGGCCGTGCGTATTCCCCGCTCCGGGGAATACGGAGCCGTGCGCGACAGAACCGTGTACAACATCATTGCCACGAAGAAAGGCAGCTCCCCCAACGCGAAAACACTCATCATCGGCGCGCATTACGATACCAAGGTGGGCATGGACAACTGGCACGACCACGGCCCCGCAAGACCTTCCCGCACGGGCACGCCCGGAGCCAATGACAACGCTTCCGGCGTAGCCGCCCTGCTGGAAGTGGCCCGGATTCTGGCGGTCTCCGACACTCTTCACGACGTCTGCCTGGCAGCTTATGCCAACGAGGAACCGCCCTTTTACCAAACCCCCGCCATGGGCAGCGTGGTACACGCCAAATCCATCGCCGCCCGGCCGGGAAAAGACAAGGTCATCGGCATGATCGCCCTGGAAACGCTTGGCTGCTATTCTCCGCGGGTGAACAAGAAGCGCAAGTCGGCCGTGGTCGCCGGACTGGCCGGACTGCCGGACCGTTGCGACTATGTGGCTTTCCTGTCCACCAATACGGGGAAAAACTTCGCTCGTTCCTGTGCCGACGAGTTTGCCGCCCTGAGCCGGTTCCCGGTGCGTTCCGCCTCCTTCCCCTATTACACGAATGGCGTTTCCTGGTCCGACGACTGGGGCTACATGAAGGAGGGCATTCCCTCCTTTGCCGTTACGGATACGGCCTTCCTCCGCTGCGACGACTACCATGAAACCAGCGACACGGCCGAGAAACTGGACTATCCCCAGTTTGCGGAAGTCGTTCAGGGACTTGCCGGACTCATCATTTCCATTGCCAGCAAACCATGA
- a CDS encoding DUF3784 domain-containing protein — protein sequence MDAPLLIPVVIMGVFIFLGIILSMEKCSFLIAGYNLMSREKKERYDERALCRFAGKLMFFLAFCMLLSIISTILESPVLLSIAVFLFVAAITFAVIYASTGNRFRK from the coding sequence ATGGATGCCCCTCTTCTGATACCTGTCGTCATAATGGGAGTTTTCATCTTCCTTGGAATCATTCTTTCCATGGAGAAATGCTCCTTTCTGATTGCCGGTTATAATCTGATGAGCCGAGAGAAAAAAGAACGGTACGATGAACGCGCCCTGTGCCGCTTCGCCGGCAAGTTGATGTTTTTCCTGGCTTTCTGCATGCTGCTCAGCATCATCAGCACCATTCTGGAAAGTCCCGTACTTCTTTCCATCGCCGTGTTTCTTTTTGTCGCCGCTATTACATTCGCCGTCATTTACGCCAGTACCGGGAACAGGTTCAGGAAATAA
- a CDS encoding RHS repeat-associated core domain-containing protein, whose product MSQGINGVQTVYTYEATTDHGATHKVTSTVQANGSIVPGQSTRTVQYVAENGTTTRQEQYVHTGENWSLITSEDYEYDVELRRTKTTKGNGRIRTTEWMCCGPLRETDEDGITTSYAYNSAKQLVETIRSATETTPETITSYIYDAAGRIISTRKDVGALTTVESTEYDDLGRVISTTDILGRVTRTQYSDNQLTTTITNPSGATLITQTYYDGSILLQAGTGQREMETQLELTQEGILTTTLSQGVVLSRTLQNGFGQTIRQEQPNTLEGFIVTRNTYNDKGQLVRSQSEDMAPTMTVYNELGNVVRQTILLDELHPHDPTKNRISGSSLCYQIREDGVYEVQTTITYNAQGFPLTQIIEKIVSQLNSTLESKKITTDIYGQQSIQWTEYTAPTKRTQFSHIPTSDIIAKSLVVDGFTIRQTNCAGIHSSQERSYTSTGMMLKQTDARGNIMTIESDLAGRAVQTTDTAGNMTIITYTPCCDAPASITNALGDTARYSYDIRGRKIAEYGTAIQPSCFAYDEAGRLTSLTTFRTDEGDITTDPSSRTDGDTTRWLYDAATGLELKKTYANGSCVSKTYDRLNRLETLTKARGIVTTYQYAPATGELVSVSHSDNTQPWLYSYNHLGQMTSVYDASGTRELCYDAYGRTQQNNSFGTVESCIQEEYDAFGRPCGYRLMIGTRTVQYSHLDYGHQGAMIGMNMEGLDTPFTWQYDQISGFLNQLSYPNGMVRRNTYHPQLYLLASIGYEVPGNGGRVAGHVYQYDHLMRPVQRKDSWEAATPATTRDFTYNGRSELTGDQIQQRGNFAYQYDNIGNRKTARELEEEVSYDANSLNQYTNIIQADVSFDPLYDADGNQTRMKTSTGIWNVCYDGNDRPVSFTSEDGYTLVVCNYDYMGRRFEKKVIVNGTYISHTYYLYRNYLQIAELDVMQPVPILVKSYLWEPTELETTHILMMTFQKENVTEIKEHLYFMYDILKNVTSIFDGLQTRRARYEYTPFGAPLTMEGDMAQNNKFRFSCEYEDDELGLIYYNYRHLNPLTGRWINRDSIAEQGGWNLYTLCMNSPILKYDILGKSASGWGGGISFALWLACAAHAFIKAWFHSTKDDKFKHCYATCLISTNCGK is encoded by the coding sequence ATGAGCCAGGGTATCAACGGCGTTCAGACCGTCTATACCTATGAAGCCACCACGGATCATGGTGCTACCCACAAGGTGACCTCAACTGTCCAGGCAAACGGGAGCATTGTTCCCGGCCAAAGTACCAGAACCGTGCAATACGTCGCTGAAAACGGCACCACCACCAGACAGGAGCAATACGTCCACACAGGTGAAAATTGGTCTTTAATTACTTCGGAAGATTATGAATACGATGTTGAACTTCGCCGTACCAAGACGACGAAGGGCAATGGACGCATCCGCACGACGGAATGGATGTGCTGCGGTCCCTTGAGAGAAACCGACGAAGATGGCATCACAACCAGCTACGCATACAACTCGGCCAAGCAACTAGTTGAAACTATTCGTTCCGCCACGGAAACCACGCCTGAAACCATCACCAGCTACATTTATGATGCCGCAGGAAGGATTATTTCCACACGAAAGGATGTCGGTGCCCTGACGACGGTTGAAAGCACGGAGTACGACGATTTGGGAAGGGTTATTTCCACAACCGATATCCTCGGACGTGTGACCAGGACCCAATACAGTGACAATCAACTCACCACCACCATTACCAATCCTTCAGGGGCTACTTTAATTACTCAAACTTATTATGACGGCTCCATTCTCCTTCAGGCCGGAACCGGCCAGCGGGAAATGGAAACCCAGCTTGAGTTGACACAGGAAGGCATCCTCACCACCACCCTGTCCCAGGGAGTCGTTCTTTCCCGAACTCTTCAAAATGGATTCGGTCAAACTATCCGACAGGAACAGCCCAATACTTTGGAAGGTTTCATTGTCACCCGAAATACCTACAACGACAAGGGACAGCTTGTCCGATCTCAATCAGAAGATATGGCACCTACAATGACTGTCTACAATGAACTCGGCAATGTCGTAAGGCAGACCATTCTTCTGGATGAATTGCATCCGCATGATCCCACTAAAAACAGGATATCAGGAAGCTCCTTGTGCTACCAGATACGGGAAGACGGTGTTTACGAAGTGCAAACTACTATCACTTACAATGCCCAAGGATTTCCCCTGACTCAGATAATAGAAAAAATAGTTTCTCAACTGAATTCCACTTTGGAAAGTAAAAAAATTACTACTGATATCTACGGACAACAGAGCATCCAATGGACAGAATACACCGCCCCTACCAAACGCACCCAATTCAGCCACATCCCTACTTCCGATATAATAGCTAAATCTTTGGTAGTCGATGGGTTTACCATAAGACAAACCAATTGTGCAGGAATCCACTCTTCACAGGAACGCTCCTATACCTCCACAGGAATGATGCTGAAGCAAACCGATGCCAGGGGCAATATCATGACAATAGAATCCGACTTAGCTGGGCGTGCTGTTCAGACAACAGATACAGCTGGCAACATGACCATTATTACCTACACTCCTTGCTGTGATGCGCCAGCCAGTATTACCAATGCTCTGGGAGACACTGCCCGCTATTCCTATGACATCCGCGGCAGAAAGATTGCTGAATATGGCACTGCCATACAGCCCTCCTGCTTTGCTTACGATGAAGCAGGACGCTTGACATCGTTAACCACCTTCAGGACGGATGAAGGCGATATTACCACCGATCCTTCCAGCCGCACCGACGGAGACACCACCAGGTGGCTCTACGATGCAGCCACGGGATTGGAACTCAAGAAAACCTATGCCAATGGTTCCTGTGTTTCCAAAACCTACGACAGGCTCAACCGCCTGGAAACACTCACCAAAGCCAGGGGCATTGTGACAACTTATCAGTACGCTCCGGCCACCGGGGAATTAGTCTCCGTCTCTCACAGCGACAACACCCAGCCATGGCTCTACTCCTACAACCACCTCGGGCAGATGACCTCTGTTTACGATGCCTCAGGAACCAGAGAACTCTGCTATGATGCCTATGGAAGAACCCAACAGAATAATTCCTTTGGGACCGTGGAAAGCTGCATCCAGGAAGAGTATGACGCCTTTGGGCGTCCCTGCGGATACCGCCTGATGATCGGAACCCGCACCGTGCAATACTCCCATCTTGACTATGGCCATCAAGGTGCCATGATCGGGATGAATATGGAAGGCTTGGATACTCCCTTCACTTGGCAGTATGACCAGATCAGCGGCTTCCTCAATCAATTGTCCTATCCCAACGGCATGGTCCGCAGGAATACCTATCATCCCCAGCTCTATCTCCTGGCTTCCATCGGCTATGAGGTCCCCGGGAATGGCGGTAGGGTGGCTGGACATGTCTACCAGTACGACCACTTGATGCGTCCCGTTCAACGAAAGGATTCATGGGAGGCTGCCACTCCGGCAACCACCAGGGACTTCACCTACAACGGCAGAAGTGAATTGACAGGGGATCAGATACAGCAAAGAGGCAACTTTGCCTATCAGTACGACAACATCGGCAATCGCAAAACCGCCCGGGAGCTGGAAGAAGAGGTATCCTACGATGCCAACAGTCTCAACCAGTACACAAACATAATTCAGGCGGATGTTTCCTTTGACCCTCTCTATGATGCGGACGGCAATCAGACCAGGATGAAAACCTCAACGGGCATCTGGAATGTTTGCTACGATGGCAATGACAGGCCTGTTTCCTTTACCAGCGAAGATGGTTATACTTTAGTAGTTTGCAATTACGATTATATGGGACGCCGCTTTGAAAAGAAAGTAATAGTCAACGGAACATATATCAGCCATACTTATTATTTGTACCGAAACTATCTGCAAATAGCGGAATTGGACGTGATGCAACCGGTCCCCATTCTGGTGAAAAGCTATTTATGGGAGCCAACGGAACTGGAAACTACGCACATCTTAATGATGACATTCCAGAAAGAGAACGTGACAGAAATTAAAGAACATCTATATTTTATGTATGATATTCTGAAAAATGTCACCTCTATTTTCGACGGATTGCAAACACGGAGAGCTCGCTATGAGTATACTCCCTTTGGTGCCCCTCTGACAATGGAAGGAGATATGGCCCAAAACAACAAATTCCGTTTTTCCTGTGAGTATGAGGATGATGAATTAGGACTTATTTATTACAATTATCGGCATCTCAACCCCTTAACCGGCAGATGGATTAATCGTGATTCCATTGCTGAACAAGGTGGATGGAATTTGTATACTTTATGTATGAATTCTCCGATTCTAAAATATGATATATTGGGAAAATCAGCTTCTGGATGGGGAGGAGGTATTAGCTTTGCATTATGGCTTGCTTGTGCTGCACATGCTTTTATAAAAGCATGGTTTCATAGTACTAAAGATGATAAATTTAAGCATTGCTATGCAACCTGCCTTATTTCTACGAATTGTGGGAAATAG